The Kwoniella shivajii chromosome 4, complete sequence genome segment ACCCATCAGCAGTTGTTACAGAGCTCAATTCATTGGCGAAACGACCTCGAGCTTCAGATATAGAAGTTTCGTCGAAGAAACCACGTAAAAGTGCGTCGAATAAAGCAAGATCACAGGTCGTGGTTGAAATTCCAAGTAGGAAAGTCGAAGCAaacagtgatgatgaagaggaagaatggggATTCCTTAGATCTTTCGGCTAGGCACAGATAAAGATTCGAGACCAAGTTGTATAATAGTACCGTATCACCGTTCGATCACTGTATATCAATTCACACTAGCTTGTTGTACACTTGTAattatatgtatgtatgtgaTATAGCTTATAAGATAGACCTCAGAGAGGTTTGTATATCTCGACATGTAGTGTTACGCTCCTATGTTTCGCAAACATGACTGATGATTCAGATTACTCCTATGCAATATATGCATACTTTGATCGGCAAAGCAAACAGCCATTTCTATATACACCATCTATGGACAAAACTGAATGAGTGAAACGATTTGTATCATTAACCAAGTATTCTGATCATTTATGCTACACCTAGACCTCTTATTCTTTTTTCGACTTCTCTAGCCCCATCCACACTTTCTAAATCATCTGCCTTGagccattcttcttcatcaccctttGATCTTAACCAAGGGGTTGCAACTCGTTTATTGAGCGAATAACCTAAACCTATACCTTCCCATTCTTGAGTTTGTTGTGTGGGACTGGGAAATTCGTCAAAGAAGTTACCTGGGACCTTGGTAGGTGCCCTAAGAATCATATATCCACCAGCTGGATAATCGTATGTAGCACCTTGGAATGGATCTGTAAATTTGGGTCCGGATGGTGCCACAGCTGGTGGAGTGAAAGAAGACCaattttgaatttgattttggttctgAGAGATTGGTGATTCGACCATTTGCATTTGACCCATCATAGGGTTAGTAGACGATGAATGAGTAACTGGTCTAGGTGGTAGTTCGATCTTGAAAGAAGGTCTTCTCTGCTTAGTTTCTATTCCTTCGACTAAATGAGATGGAACGTTGTTCATCCTACTATGAGCTTGAGAGTGAGATTGGACCTGTGCGCGATTGAGGGAAGAAGTGTGAATAcctcttgattgattgttaTTACTACTGAAAGGAATCTGGGAAACTTTGAGTGaggttcttcttttctcatttATGTTCAAACTTTTCATTGCTGGTTTGATATATGTATGATCATATTCGCCACCGCCCCTATGGTAAGGACCCGTAGCTTCATTTGagttggtattggtattggtaaAGCTACCATTTGAAGGTGCCGCTCTGCTACTGATATGTTGTGTATGTTTCAAGCATCCCACTAAAGGAGAACCAAGATTAGGTTGAGGTGAATGATGAACGACGTTCAACGAGGAGTGAGGGGTAGGTGGTACTCTACCATGATAGGAATGAGGCGCATTAGGTACAGGTGGGAAATAAGATGTACGAAATTGTGAATGAGCAATGGTCCTCAATGAAGGCgatgataatggtgattGAGTCAAGTGAGGCatgttgatgaagctttGATTTGGTGAAATTGAGTGTGATTACCGGTTATTGGATAGTTGTATGAATATATGGGAGTGAAATTGAAATGGATGGCTTGATGGGTTTAAACAGCCTTCTCCGAGATTGGACGTGCATctatatatacctttcaaGAGTGAGTCTTCCGACCACCGCGGCTTAATCCCATCAGTATATGTCATGGGACGATGGTAAGGTGAAACCCTTGACAACCATCAAAAGTAATCATCCTAAAGTGGTATACGACGAAAACGATCGGTCCGAATCGCAATAACATCTGTACAATGCGTTTTCATCGTCCTTTTGTTACTGACGTTTGCTTCAAAAAAGGAAGTAACATCCTCATGGTTTGGATGAGCTCGGATAAGAAGTTGTTGAATTGGGATTCAAACTGAGATTGAGACAAATAAATCCTTGATCTCGGTCTCGAGGCGATGACTTCGTGATTGACCGAATCGCTTCTTGTGATCTTGAATGGGTACATTATTTACCGAGTGGGGAAGAGAACGACTCTACACATACTTCTTCCGATGGCGCCAACAGTGGGGGAAAACATTCAATCCTTCTGTCCGATCTCAACGGTGATTATACCTCTCAATACACACAGGATACTTTGCCATCAAAGCGACACAAAGAGCCTTGCTTTGTGCCACTCAGCTAAGCAAAGCTGTAGGTTGATATTGCCACATTATAGGATAATCCCGGTAACGCCGTGATTGCATCTCCACATCCTTTCGTTACGTGTTACATTTGTTGATACGTAAgcatctttcccttttctcccCATGTTTTATGAAATCTCACCTTACATAAGTTGGATGATTGTAAATCAATCCCACTCTTCCCCCCACCTCACTCTTCCTCCATCCCTCCACTTGTCAAGTCCACCACCATAAGGAGATCAATAGACCAACAAAGTGAGTGGAACCATGAGCATCAACACCGAAGAACATTCTTCTCTCGCCACTCTACTCTATCCCCCGGGAGTAGATGGAAGGCCTTCAGACGAGAACGACAATCATCATGGTCTAATGGAGTGTGAGTTGcccatccatccatcttaGAAAACATCGGAAATCGAAACCTCATTTGAGCGATATTTCAGCTGACTAATGATGTTGTATTGCATTTGAACGCGTAGATCTTCAGAATGATTTCCCACATACTGAGACAAACAATGCTGGACATCAGAATGGTGAGCTAATCCTGTCACAACAACGACACTCAAATGGAAATAGCTGATAACTCCTGTCATACAATGTATAGCTGGTCGTACAGACCACAATTCCCTCCCACCGCTTCCAGGAAATAACCTGATTTCTGATAAATCcaatacatcttcatccggCAGAATCCCATCTCAACCTATAACATCGCAAGGACAatttacttcttcctttcaacAACAAGGCGAAACTCAAGTAAACAATCAAagatcaccatcaccacctaatCCATCAATTCCAATCCCCAATTCACTCGCTAAATTAGCGAACCAAACAATATCTTCGTTGTCTTTACCTGATCCTTCGATACTATATGGACAAGAGGCAGTTGAGCGAGCCGCCTTATTAGCTCATGTAGGTGATAGAGGTGAAATGGGtggcaaaagaagaaaagctcCTCACGAAAGAGCAGGCtggaaagaaatggattCGCAACCTAATGGTGCtaaacgaagaagaggtagaaaaaGTGATATGGCCAGCTCTAACAATAACATCGACCATACCATCGTCGAAGATCTATCTAATCTTTCAAATCCCTCGAATACCTTGTTAGGtcatcaagaacaacaatcACAGCTCCTACAAGAACAGAGACAACAGACACAAACACAACCTCAGccacaacaacaaattcaGCAGAAAAACGACGGTAGAGATATATACGAGAATGATCTGAGACATCTAACTCAGCTAAGTCAGAATCTATTAAGGCAAGACCCAACCGAAAAAGTACCCACCATCGACCCTCAATCCCAATTTCCGTTACAAACCAATCAAGGTGAACCTGCTACCGATAATAACGATTCCAAGTATCTAGATCCTGCACTAGCTCCCACGCAAAGAGAAATAACACCTACTCAGCCTCAGCCAAGTGATGCGCAAAATCCGAACAGTCCAGGGTATGTCGATTCGTTTTCTCATATCTGTCTCATGCCAGTGAAGACTCGTGCTGATTACAACATACTATTTTTACTGTTTTCATGTAGAGGCGACTCCAAACTGTCCAGAGCGGAGCAGAACAAACgagctcaacaagctttcagaagaaggagagaagaacaTATGAAGAaacttgaatctgattctgTTCAATTGGGCTTAGTGAAAAGGCAAATGGAACAGAAAGATGCCATGTTAAGAGATCTCGTACTGGTAAGTGATGTcggatttcttcttcacaaaACCCTTACTAAAACCTGGactcccatcttcttcgtgaTTTGATTACAATGGGGCCTGAGCTGACAATCCTGAATAGGCTCTCGAGTCGTCTAAAATTGAAATAGCAGCGTTGCGATCATCGCTGCAATTTGTAATCCCACATTCGTCCGTGTACCCTCTGACCGAACAAGGCACCCTCAATCTAGGTGAAGAGATCACAATCTCCAACGAACGACCAGCGACAGAGGATGAATTGCTCAATGCCTTTGATTTACTGGAAAGACAAGCCAGGGAAGTAGCGAAGCAGAATCGTTCGAGGGACAATTGAGGATACGTTTTAGTGTATAATGAACAATATTGAAGGTtaatgaaggtggtttggtGGTTTGCCCGTATGTCAATAAGCTAAAACATGTTGATCGATGttatatgtatatatattgtaTGGAGTCTACACGGTGAAACTACACAATCGTATCGGCGGAATGGAAAGAACCTGTCACGGTCAGGTTTTCGCCACATCGAGGTATATCGTCGAGAAGTGGAGGATGTTCATCTACGCGAGTGGACATGACTAGAAGTGATGGAAAACAATAACATTGCGTATCTGCAATTCAGCTATTCTTCGCGTTGAAACAGCTGCACAGAATTCGTTAGGACGGCTTGACgattttctccttcatcttgtccGTCTTGGTTACTTGTATAGCTGCTTGACGAGGAAAATTGGAAATCAGCCATATAGCCTACACAATCAAGATGGAACCGCCTCTCAGTCTAAAGATGTAAGTAGCTCTTGCTCCACCTTCCGTTTCACAAGAATTCTAGTTCATGCTCCCAAGGATCATCAACGCACTTTACCTCATtggaatcagctgatcaagttATATTTACGTAGTGACCACATATCGCCACCGTCATTGATACCCTCATATATCCCTTCGAGCTCATTCCCTTCTAAACCACTTTCACTCCCTTCACCTCCAAGGGAGTTCTCATTCTCACCCACACCCAATTATCCAGCACCATTCGGATCGGTATCGTTAGGATCCATCTTATCGCTCAATGTATCTTTGCAAAATGATAGTCCGACACGAAATGATGTATTGggagtaaagatgatgattgaattACAAGGTCCTTCAGGCAGATATAGATTAGGGGAAGTAATACATTCTTCGACTTCGTCAAAGCCACAAGGAGGATCAAGAGAATCAGATCCAGATGTCAACGGACCGAAGACGGACGAAAGGAAACAAGACTTAGAAGCAGAGTCAGAGTCAGGaccagaatcagaattacCAGCTCTGAAATATGGCGAACAAGTCGATATTCACATTGagaatgaaatcaaagatctAGGTCTAaatgttatcatcatcagtgtAGCTTGGGAAACTTTAGAAGGTAGAAAAACATTTCAGAGATTCTTGAAATTCAATGTGAGTGAAGTCTGAGCTCTTATATGTAACGGAAAAACGAATGTAGAGTCTCAAGTGACAAGGAAGACGCAAGATTTGGGGTTATCACTGATTGGTCAAATGGTTGAGTTCTGCGAAAGTTAAAGAACTCTCTGTTAGTTGTCCGATCTGGGAGGTTCTCGTCCCATCAACATCCTCGCCTCGTTGCAATCCCAGTCATAACGAAAAACGTCTCTTACACTAAGCTAATTTTGTGTTACCTTGTGGTATAGGTAAATCCACCGCTAGCCATCAAAACCAGGATCCAAACTCCTTCTCATCCCAATACGACACTATTGAAAGAATTGAGAGAACAAGTGTATCTTGAAGTTTTAATTCAGAATGTATCAAATGAAGGAATGAGACTTTCCGATGTGAATCTGGAACCTGTTCAAGGATTGAAATCGGAATCTGTTTCCAAGATCAACACTTCATCTATTTcctccacatcatcttcgacaggCGATCAAGGTGTTGTCGAGGACAAAGTTTCAATAAATGACCAAAAACAAGCTGTATTGTTATTACCTGAAGATACTAGACAATTCTTAttcatcctttctccttctccttcctcagATCCATCcaataaatcatctttcccACCGTTTTATACCGGTGGAACAATATTACCTTTAGGAAGATTAGACGTTACTTGGTTATATGGTCAATATCATTTACAAGGTAGACTTCAAACTTCAACCCTAAATCGTAGAGTACCAATCCCGCCTGCTCAAAACAATATTTCGAGACTCAGGACACCACAAATTGGAGGTGGTATATTACCTACAAGGTCATTAAGCTCTCAAAGTATATCAAAACAGAATTTATCCTCAAATGTATTAGCTCCAAGTCCCATGAGAGGTGCTCCGCaagtattgaaagatggaaaccatgatcaaaaggagaaagaagagaatgataatTGGGAATTCGATTTAAGTTTAACAGGTGACAGAGAAGTTCAAGTTGAGAATAAATTTACGATTATATGTAACCTGGGTATCAGATCAAGGAAGCCTATTCcttccacctcgaccacAACAGAAAAAACACAGTCTCAAGTCGAAGGTGAAAAtgtgaaggaagaacaagcagAAGACTCCGCTCATAACCCGCCATCACCACCAAGATTAGCTATACAATATCTCACTCCCATTCCTGCTCCCACATACTCAACCACgcaaatcaatcaaccacCCCAATTGTCAGTCTTACCGCCTTCAAGATCGTCAACGCCTTTATCGCCACCACCACTTGCTTCTACATCAGCATCGACGAGAGCTATCACTCCCACTCTTAATTCCACCCCCAATGCATTTTCATATTCCAGCTCAGGTATCAATTCTAGCGTTAATTCAAGACCTATGACACCACTTTCGACTCAGCTCAGACAAGCTCAATCAAGTATATTGAATTCACCTAAATCGACATACACAAACATTGATTTACCACCCTCTTTAAATGATCATCAAACAATAGATTTAGCATCAttccctccttctccatatatccatccttcatcctctaccAGTCCTTCAAGATCGAGCGAAATCATACATGTCGGAAATTCATATCAAGAATTACAAGTAAAATCGAATTCATTCAAACTGTTACATGAAAATCATGGTCCATCATACTCTGATTCAAATACTGCTACTGCTACGGATAAGGGCATTGGTCCAAacatgatcaagaagtggGAAACCCAATCTTCCTTTGAATTGAAATTTATAGCTTTCAATGAAGGCTTAAATACTCTAGGTGGGGTAAGAATACTCTTACTCGACAGTGATGGAAGAAGTGGTACGATTGCAAGAGAATGGGGTAGTCTAGGTGATATATTAGTCGTGGACTAACCTAAATTTATTGAGAGGATCCACGAGGGACTAGTCTTTCATGGTGGTCTATACGTGTATATGCTTGTAATGATTTATGAATATACGAGGAATGAGTTTATAATCAATCCTCAAGGAAATGAGTCATTTTGGATATGcaaaaatcaaatccatACCCGGAAGCATAAGTACTACTACTATAAGCAAATTCAATGAAGTTTCTCCCTCCGTCCAAATCGAATAGATACAAATTTAGCTTGAGCATGTCGTAATTTTCTCCGCAAACGTGATAGCAATCGCTTATTTGCCTTCGAACATCTTCTTGATGGCGTCGGTAGAGTAAGACTTAGGTCGTTCGAGGGGCATCTAAAATTCGACAGGAGTAAGGGTCAGTATATTGTTTCTATGACAAAATATAGCAGGTGACTTACACCAAGAGCTCGGTCCCAAATAAGTTGAGAGACAACACCAAAGGCTCGGGAGACACCGAAGAGGACGGTGTAGAAGTCTTGTTGGTGGAGACCGTAGCTGGAAAAAGCACAGAATGTCAACGCTTGtccatttctttctcgtCATATTTTACTCACTATGTAAGAAGGACACCGGAGTGAGCATCGACGTTAGGCCATGGGTCTAGTAGCAGTAGACAATCAGCGTACGATTCCCGATATATTGAAGAGAAATGCCATGCTTACTCTTGGCTTTACCGGCCTCAAGGAGAATGTTAGGAACAATCTTGTAGATTTGACCAACAAGCTTGAATCCAGGATCGTTAGGGAGATGTTTGAGGGCGAACTCTCGTTGAGCAGTGTATCGAGGGTCCTATACATGAAAAATTCACTCAATTCTTCAATCGATTTTCCCGATTTCTGCTATAGgggaaaaggtaaaacttACAGTCTTTCTCAAAACGGCGTGACCGTAACCGGGGACGACTTGACCAGATTTGAGAGTAGACCAAACGTATTCGGCAACCTTCTCGTCTGATGGCTCTTCACCAACCTCAGCTCGCATTTTTTGAACCCATCGGAGAACCTCTTGGTTGGCAAGACTAAGCAGACGCAACATTAGCTAATGCAATCCTCAAAATGATTTGGTTGTTTGCTTACCCGTGAAGGGGACCGGCAAGACCGTTGAGAGAAGCAGCGAAGGCAAGGAAAGGATCGGAAAGGGCGGAACCGACCAAGTGACCAGTGTGGGCCTGCGCATCAACTCTCACATCAGCTTACATTTCGaatagctaagaaagaaaCGCCAGCTCACAGAAACGTTACCACCTTCGTGGTCGGAGTGGATAGTGATGTACAATCTCATGAGCTCAACGAAATCCTTGTTATCACCGTAACCGAGCAAGGTAGCCAAGTTGGCAGAGTAGTCCTTGTTGGCGTCAATGGCGGGGAGCTTGCCGTCACCGAAGACGTTTCGGAAGATTCGACCGGCAATGTTAGGGAGTTTGGCAATGAGGTCCATGGAGTCATCGAAGGTGGTCTTCCAGTATTCTCTCTTGTGGACACCGTTGGAGTATGCTTTGGCGAAAGCGGAATCGTGGTTAAGCTAAAAGGTAAGGACTTCGATAAGCTTCTCTGCCTGAGGAATCCCTTGCAcagtgaagaggaaagaaagatggtgattATCACTCACAGCGTTAACGGCGATGGAGAATTGAGTCATGGGGTGAAGAGTGTTGGGGCATCGGTCGATGAGTTCCTCAACGAATTTAGGGAGTTCGGCTCGAGCAGCCCATTCTTGAGAAAGACCCTTGACTTGTTCCTCAGTAGGGACTTCACCAGTAACGAGAAGCCAGAAGAGAGCCTCAGGAAGAGGCTCAGTGCCACCAGGGGCAGTGGGAAGCTTTTGTTGGACTTCGGGGATGGTGAGTCCTCGGAATCGAATACCCTCATCAGCGTCAAGAACTGAACCTTCCCAGATCAAGCCCTATGTCGACGTTACTCTGATCAGCTGTACCCTTGCGTGACTCGTAGGGAGGATACGTAAAAACGACTCACTTTGATACCTCGCATACCACCGTAAGCTTGGTCAACGGTCATTTCACCGAAGCTCTTGTTGCCGTGAGCAGCTCTGACAGCTTTAACATTTTCGATTTCTTTGGGGATAAGCTCTGTTAATCTCtctttgagtgattgagCGTGAGCAGCAGGGGTGGAGGCGAAAGTCCTAGCGAAAGAAGGTCGGAGCTATGAACATTGTGTCAATGTACATCAGTTTGTTACACGAAACACGACCAAACATCGGCTAAACGAAATCCAAAGATTCCGGCCGAGAAGAGAGGATAAACACTGGACATCTCGTGAGAAACTTTTGAAACTCACCTGAGCTCTGAGAGCGGATCTAGAAGCGATGAAGCTCATTTTTGATACTGGTTTTATTGAGGTATGGACAGCAGGATAAGGGAAGCCAAGCTGAGGTTACTGGGTCaaaaagaaacgaaaagagTTAAAGtgaagagatgagagataaagaaaaagTAGGGTTGGGTGGggagaagatgacgaaggtTTACTATGGTATGGTGGATGTATCCGTTATCCGCTctgaaaaatcaaattcccGGCATTTCAATGGGGAAAGTCCCGGTAATCTGTTCATTCCCCCCATTTAGTCAAGTGAAACACTCAAAGCCgattttatcattcaattccGAAAAAAAGTGAAATAGCCACGTGGTGGCCAGATTTTTTGGTAACATCAGAATCAAATGACGAAGTAGAAGgggaatgaagatgttcaAAAGGACAATAAGAGCAAGAAAGCATTCCTGATCATATTAGCAAAAGGATATCCACAAATTGACTCACACATAGAGGGACTTTAGAGAGCACCCTGACCTAGAAATCAGATAACAAGAGTGAGTCAAGAATGGGGGCCAACAAATGAAGCCATAACTGATAAATCATCGAATCTCGTCGATCAGTGGTCGCCGACTCGACGTATTATGACCTGCTAGAAGTATCGGCTGATGCCAGTGATgtggagatcaagaaggcctacaagaagaaagtaagCATGAGAACCGATCTCATTGTTCTGATCGCTCTGCTGACCGCGTACTTATAGGCTATGCAACATCACCCTGTGAGCGAGATGCGATATGGAAAAATATGAATGTGAATCTCATTGCTGACTACAGGACATGTGCTGTGACTCTCCAATAGGACAAGGTAAGCCTTCTATTTGGATTATTCAGAATGCTCATATCAAGTTGACGATAAACTTCCACAGAACCCAGACGACCCTCAAGCTCACGAAACATTCCAGAAGATAGGCCAAGCTTATGAGACATTATCGAATCCGAACGATGTGAGTGCATACTCCCCAATTTATAGCATCATGATGTAGGTCAAAACGTGAATCTCTTCTGATCACACCATATCACAGAGGGCAACCTACGATGCTCATGGGATTGATGGGCCGCCTAGAGGAGGCGGAGGTATGGGTCCAGATATGGACATGGACGATTTA includes the following:
- a CDS encoding citrate synthase, mitochondrial — translated: MSFIASRSALRAQLRPSFARTFASTPAAHAQSLKERLTELIPKEIENVKAVRAAHGNKSFGEMTVDQAYGGMRGIKGLIWEGSVLDADEGIRFRGLTIPEVQQKLPTAPGGTEPLPEALFWLLVTGEVPTEEQVKGLSQEWAARAELPKFVEELIDRCPNTLHPMTQFSIAVNALNHDSAFAKAYSNGVHKREYWKTTFDDSMDLIAKLPNIAGRIFRNVFGDGKLPAIDANKDYSANLATLLGYGDNKDFVELMRLYITIHSDHEGGNVSAHTGHLVGSALSDPFLAFAASLNGLAGPLHGLANQEVLRWVQKMRAEVGEEPSDEKVAEYVWSTLKSGQVVPGYGHAVLRKTDPRYTAQREFALKHLPNDPGFKLVGQIYKIVPNILLEAGKAKNPWPNVDAHSGVLLTYYGLHQQDFYTVLFGVSRAFGVVSQLIWDRALGMPLERPKSYSTDAIKKMFEGK